The DNA window ATTCATCTATCAGTAAAAAAAGCACAATAAAATACTCTGAAAATATAAGAGCTCGACCATACCATTCTCCTTGTATTTGGACATCTTCACGTCCTGCATGCCAGCGCACAATGCTCACAATAATATCACGAATAATAAAAAAAACGAGAAAGAACCAAGAAAATGAACCAAAGAGAGTAAAAAAAAGCAACAACCCGCTTACAAGCACTTTGTCAGCAAACGGAGCAAAAAACGAACGAGCATGGTGTTGAGCATAATGAAGTGCCCCCTCTAAAAGATCGCTTAATAATGCTAAAACCAGCACGAATAAAGCACCCACTACAGCAGAAGGAGCTTGCGCTAAAACGAGAACTATAATCAACGGCAACGAAAGAACACGAAAAAATGTAATAATTCTTCGCGCGAACATATCCTCACAAAAGAAAAGAAAGTTTAAAAGGCTTTTCGTGCTCACATCAACTATGTCTCATTTTTCGATCATTACAATTATTGCTTTTAGTACCCCTGCGTATATCATTCCTAACAAGAGGGATTCATAATGTGGGTTGCCAAATTCAAAATCAAACATGACACCTGCTGGATAACTCCAAAGACAGCAAAATACAATGTTTCAACATTTGGTATCCCATTAAGTTCATACACTAAGAACGGCAAGAAGTATCATACAGGAGTAGACTTTCTGCAAGGCAGCGAACAAGAAAAAAAGAAACTTATCGCCGCCATCAAAAAAGATAAACATGTCAAAAAAATCGATATTCGCGGCGACCAAATCTTCGTACTCATTGAAGGCAACGACTTCATCACAAACCATTATGACCCTGCCCTCTTCTTTGTCAATCCTGTCTTTACCAGTAAAGGCTATGAATATTGGGAATTAGGATCTTGGGAACGTGATCGTCTTCTTACATTTTACAACAAAATCAAAACGGAAATGAAAGTAGAATTACTCAAACTCCAAAACGAAACCCCACAACTCTTCATCCATCAAGCACTTCCCTCTCTAACACCAAAACAAAAAGCAGTATTCATGCTCGCCCGAGATTCAGGATATTATCACCATCCACGTAAAATTTCTGTAGAGGAACTCGCAAAACGTAACAAAATTCCACGCAGCACCTTCCAAGAACATCTACGCAAAGCAGAGAGTAAAATCATGGAAATGGTAGGAAATGGAATTGGTCTCTAATTCAGCATATGCCGGCAGTAATAAAATATAAACTCACTCCACTCAAAATAACATCATGTCAACTACAAAGCTATTTTGGACAGACCCTTACCAAACTCATTGCACTGCAACCGTAACCGCAATCAACGATAACAAAGTCAAACTTAATCAAACTATCTTCTATGCATTCTCTGGAGGACAACTTTCTGACGAAGGAACTATTGGTGGCCTCAAAGTTCTTGAAGCCGTCAAACAAGGTGACAAAGAAGATATTGTAGATATTGAATACACGCTAGAACATCCCCCAACATTTAACGTAGGAGACAAAGTAGAAGTCAAAATTGATCCCATTCGCCGTGAAAAACTACGTCGCCTCCACTCCGCCGCACACGTTGTCTATTACATCGTTGTCGAAAAACTAGGACAAGTAAAGATCAATGGCTCCGAAGTCCAAGTTGAAAAAGCTCGTATGGATTTTGGCTACGATACCCCCATTACTGATCTTCTCCCGCAAATCGAAGAAGCGGCCAATAAATTCATCCAAGAAAACCACCACATCCAACGCTACGTCGACCCACATAAACCCGATCTTTGGTGGTGGGAAATCAAAGAAAAAAGCTGGAAAATGCCCTGCGGTGGCACGCATGTCAAAAACACCAGTGAGATCGGTCTACTCAAACTTGTCAGAGTCAACAAAGGCAAAGGTCGAGAGAGAATTGAAATGTATTTGACAGAATAGAAAACAAAAAATTAAATCAAGATCAAATCTATCTACATCCCATCCATTTCACTTGACGGTCCACGTCGAGTCATCTTCGCTGCCTGCGCATTCATAATCACATCATCGATACGCAAAATCATCTCCGCAACCTGTGTCGCAGATGATAATGCCTGTGTCTTCACCTTCAACGGTTCCAAAACACCAGCAGCCCACGCATCCATGACTTCACCAGTAAAAATATTCACGCCAGCCCAAATCATACCCTGTTCATGAGCAGCACGTAAAGCAGCAAGA is part of the Candidatus Woesearchaeota archaeon genome and encodes:
- a CDS encoding helix-turn-helix domain-containing protein, which gives rise to MWVAKFKIKHDTCWITPKTAKYNVSTFGIPLSSYTKNGKKYHTGVDFLQGSEQEKKKLIAAIKKDKHVKKIDIRGDQIFVLIEGNDFITNHYDPALFFVNPVFTSKGYEYWELGSWERDRLLTFYNKIKTEMKVELLKLQNETPQLFIHQALPSLTPKQKAVFMLARDSGYYHHPRKISVEELAKRNKIPRSTFQEHLRKAESKIMEMVGNGIGL
- a CDS encoding alanyl-tRNA editing protein, encoding MSTTKLFWTDPYQTHCTATVTAINDNKVKLNQTIFYAFSGGQLSDEGTIGGLKVLEAVKQGDKEDIVDIEYTLEHPPTFNVGDKVEVKIDPIRREKLRRLHSAAHVVYYIVVEKLGQVKINGSEVQVEKARMDFGYDTPITDLLPQIEEAANKFIQENHHIQRYVDPHKPDLWWWEIKEKSWKMPCGGTHVKNTSEIGLLKLVRVNKGKGRERIEMYLTE